Proteins encoded in a region of the Alphaproteobacteria bacterium genome:
- a CDS encoding GAF domain-containing protein codes for MAMQSETAEKVKANGRKGRAKKKATVAPDSAGDAVDRRRDVEARLRHAEILLSVSKRCASIESLDDILETLVEMTSWELGCERGTLFLNDPQTGELYSRVAQGTFRREIRILNTSGIAGHVFTSGKGVIIQDAYSDERFNRAIDQQTGFTTKSVLCVPIRTVKGEVIGVMQSLNKNEGSFSEDDRHLLEQMTTQAAVALQSTVFVERMKDTREKEMEFLDLVADVTSELELGTLLQRVMGEATRMLGAERSTLFISDEKTGELFSRVAQGDSSIGEIRLPNNAGIAGAVFTSGKSVNIPHAYADLRFNPGFDKQTGFFTRSILCVPVSNKSGKVIGVTQVLNKRGGPFTTEDESRLKAFTAQVAIALENAKLFDDIQQMKNYNESMLESMSNGVITFDDEGAIVTCNKAGLRILKTRAADVLGKTAETFFVGDNAWVVDRLAKVREEQEQDIFVDAELKFGGDTIATNLTILPLVGGEDEKLGLMLMVEDISSEKRMKSTMSRYMDPGIADRLMRDGGEDILGGTSQKATVLFSDIRGFTTLTEELGAQGTVSFLNDYFTIMVDCISREEGMLDKFIGDAIMAAFGLPIAHDDDEDRAVRASISMIRDLWAWNKERETHGLLPVDMGIGLNTDTVVSGNIGSPKRMDYTLIGDGVNLASRLESACKAYSARILISDHTYKKLRGTYRIRDVDMVVVKGKTEPVGVYEVLDYHTDETFPNLMDVVNYFNEGMKHYRAGTWNKAVDKFQEALNRNPSDRLSQTYIDRCVHLKENPPGDAWNGVWVMTSK; via the coding sequence ATGGCAATGCAGTCGGAAACGGCAGAGAAGGTAAAGGCTAACGGGCGCAAAGGGCGAGCCAAGAAAAAGGCAACGGTCGCCCCGGATAGTGCTGGCGATGCCGTCGACCGGCGGCGCGATGTCGAGGCGCGCCTGCGCCATGCCGAAATCCTTCTCAGCGTTTCGAAGCGCTGCGCCTCGATTGAGTCGCTCGACGATATTCTGGAAACCTTGGTCGAAATGACCTCGTGGGAACTTGGGTGCGAACGTGGCACTCTGTTCCTCAACGATCCCCAGACCGGCGAACTCTATTCGCGTGTCGCGCAGGGTACGTTCCGGCGCGAAATCCGGATCCTCAACACCAGCGGGATCGCCGGGCACGTCTTCACCAGCGGGAAGGGCGTCATTATTCAAGACGCCTATAGCGACGAGCGCTTCAACCGCGCAATCGACCAGCAAACCGGCTTCACCACCAAGAGTGTCCTCTGCGTACCGATTCGTACGGTCAAAGGCGAAGTGATCGGGGTGATGCAGTCCCTCAACAAGAACGAGGGATCGTTTTCCGAGGACGACCGGCATCTCCTAGAGCAAATGACGACTCAGGCGGCGGTCGCTCTCCAGAGTACCGTATTTGTCGAACGGATGAAGGACACCCGCGAAAAGGAGATGGAGTTCCTCGATCTCGTCGCCGATGTCACGTCGGAACTCGAGCTTGGGACGTTGCTCCAGCGCGTGATGGGCGAGGCAACGCGAATGCTGGGTGCTGAGCGCTCGACGCTGTTTATCAGCGACGAGAAGACCGGAGAACTTTTTTCCCGCGTGGCCCAGGGCGACTCCTCGATCGGCGAGATCCGACTGCCTAACAATGCCGGCATCGCGGGCGCCGTATTCACGTCCGGCAAGAGCGTCAATATTCCCCATGCCTATGCCGATCTCCGTTTCAATCCGGGGTTCGACAAGCAGACAGGGTTCTTCACCCGCTCGATTCTCTGCGTACCGGTATCGAACAAGAGCGGCAAGGTAATCGGTGTTACCCAAGTTCTGAATAAACGCGGCGGTCCCTTTACGACCGAAGACGAGAGCAGACTGAAAGCATTCACCGCGCAAGTTGCGATTGCGCTCGAGAACGCCAAGCTGTTCGACGACATCCAGCAAATGAAGAACTACAACGAGTCGATGCTGGAGAGCATGTCCAACGGCGTCATCACCTTTGACGACGAAGGGGCGATCGTCACCTGCAACAAAGCCGGCCTCCGTATCCTGAAGACCCGCGCCGCGGACGTTCTCGGCAAGACTGCCGAGACGTTTTTTGTCGGCGACAATGCTTGGGTTGTCGATCGCCTCGCCAAAGTTCGCGAAGAACAGGAGCAAGACATCTTCGTCGATGCCGAGCTCAAATTCGGTGGCGACACGATTGCGACGAACCTGACAATCCTTCCCCTGGTTGGGGGCGAAGACGAGAAGCTCGGGTTGATGCTGATGGTCGAGGACATCAGTTCCGAAAAGCGGATGAAGTCCACGATGTCGCGCTATATGGACCCCGGCATCGCCGACCGGTTGATGCGGGACGGCGGCGAAGACATCTTAGGCGGCACAAGCCAAAAGGCGACGGTGCTGTTCTCCGATATTCGAGGGTTCACGACGCTGACCGAAGAGCTAGGCGCCCAAGGGACGGTCTCATTTCTCAACGATTACTTCACGATCATGGTCGATTGCATCTCGCGCGAAGAAGGGATGCTGGACAAGTTCATTGGCGATGCGATCATGGCTGCCTTCGGCCTGCCCATCGCCCACGACGACGACGAGGACCGCGCGGTGCGGGCGTCGATCAGCATGATTCGCGATCTCTGGGCATGGAACAAAGAGCGCGAGACGCACGGGTTGCTACCGGTCGATATGGGGATCGGCCTCAACACCGACACCGTCGTGTCAGGTAACATCGGGTCGCCCAAGCGCATGGATTACACGCTGATCGGCGACGGCGTGAACCTTGCCTCGCGACTCGAAAGTGCCTGCAAGGCCTATTCGGCGCGCATTCTCATCAGCGACCATACCTATAAAAAGTTGCGCGGCACCTACCGGATCCGCGATGTCGATATGGTGGTTGTGAAGGGAAAGACGGAGCCCGTTGGGGTCTATGAGGTTCTCGATTATCACACCGACGAGACGTTCCCGAACCTCATGGATGTGGTCAATTACTTCAACGAAGGCATGAAGCACTACCGTGCCGGAACCTGGAACAAGGCTGTCGACAAGTTCCAGGAAGCGCTCAATCGCAACCCGAGCGACCGGCTATCGCAGACTTATATCGACCGTTGTGTGCATCTGAAAGAGAACCCGCCCGGCGACGCCTGGAACGGCGTTTGGGTCATGACGTCGAAATAG
- a CDS encoding phosphoglycerate kinase yields the protein MENLRTLDDIDVDGKTVLVRADLNVPMEDLAMTDGLRIERLVPTLRELLASGARVVVLSHFGRPKGKFEAALSLRRVREVLGTALGRPPIPFSDTCVGPAAQEAVAELEPGEIILMENLRFHAGEEKNDPDLAKALAALGDIYVNEAFSCSHRAHASIEGITHFLPSAAGRGMQAELNALHRALDAPERPVTAIVGGSKVSTKLGALTNLVGKVQHLAIGGGMANTFLYARGVDIGKSLCEPDLAETARDVEAAAARSGCEIVLPVDAVVATALKADVPTTTIDIGSVPANSMILDVGPRSIAALLEILDRSRTVVWNGPLGAFETAPFETGTLAVARNAAALTKAGKLLSVAGGGDTMAALAMAGVDTQFSYVSAAGGAFLEWLEGKTLPGVEALERSAGA from the coding sequence ATGGAAAACCTTCGTACGCTTGACGATATCGACGTCGACGGAAAGACCGTTCTTGTCCGCGCCGACCTCAACGTGCCGATGGAAGACCTGGCGATGACCGACGGCCTCCGGATCGAACGTCTGGTACCGACGTTACGGGAATTGCTCGCGAGTGGCGCCCGGGTGGTTGTGCTCTCGCACTTCGGCCGGCCGAAGGGGAAGTTCGAGGCGGCGCTGTCGCTGCGGCGCGTTCGGGAGGTTCTCGGGACCGCTCTGGGACGACCGCCCATCCCGTTCTCGGACACCTGCGTCGGGCCCGCAGCCCAAGAGGCCGTGGCGGAGCTCGAGCCGGGCGAAATTATCTTGATGGAAAACCTTCGGTTCCATGCCGGCGAGGAGAAGAACGATCCTGATCTCGCCAAGGCGCTCGCTGCACTGGGTGACATTTACGTCAACGAAGCGTTTTCCTGTTCGCACCGGGCCCACGCCTCCATCGAGGGGATCACGCATTTCCTTCCGAGCGCCGCCGGTCGGGGGATGCAAGCCGAATTGAACGCCTTGCACCGGGCGCTCGACGCGCCGGAGCGTCCGGTAACCGCCATTGTCGGCGGATCCAAGGTCTCGACCAAGCTGGGCGCCCTCACCAACCTAGTTGGGAAAGTGCAGCACCTCGCGATCGGTGGCGGGATGGCCAACACGTTCCTCTACGCCCGCGGCGTCGACATCGGCAAAAGCCTGTGCGAACCGGATTTGGCCGAGACGGCCCGCGACGTTGAGGCCGCGGCTGCGCGCAGCGGGTGCGAGATCGTCTTGCCGGTGGATGCCGTCGTTGCCACGGCACTAAAGGCGGACGTACCGACAACGACCATCGACATCGGGAGCGTGCCCGCAAACAGCATGATCCTCGATGTCGGGCCGCGGTCCATCGCTGCACTTCTGGAAATACTCGATCGCAGCCGCACGGTGGTGTGGAACGGCCCGCTGGGCGCATTCGAAACCGCGCCATTCGAAACCGGGACGCTCGCGGTTGCACGCAACGCGGCGGCGCTAACGAAGGCGGGCAAGCTACTCAGCGTAGCTGGCGGCGGCGACACCATGGCCGCACTCGCAATGGCCGGCGTCGACACACAGTTCAGCTATGTGTCGGCAGCGGGCGGGGCGTTTCTCGAATGGCTCGAAGGAAAAACGCTTCCCGGCGTCGAAGCGTTGGAGCGTTCGGCGGGCGCCTGA
- a CDS encoding ABC transporter ATP-binding protein, producing the protein MTERALVDAPDPSAAPLLDIRNLSISYFGRAGEIPAVIDFSLRLETGEAIALVGESGCGKSTVALAIMRYLGRSGAIVGGQILFKGRDITTLPPHELRALRGGEIAMVYQEPMSALNPSMTVGDQLLEVPIYHGGASRSDAYDQSMAALEDVGLPDPARVAASYPHQISGGQQQRVVIAMALLARPSLLLLDEPTTALDVTVEAGIVDLIGSLAAKHRTGMLYISHNLGLVLETCSRVNVMYSGEVVEEASVGTLFDAPRHPYTKGLFDCIPLPDTDKASKPLAPIRGQLPLPNERPVGCNFAPRCDYFAPGRCDTGPVTLTDDGGGHRVRCTQWSEIDFDADDGTRQGPAASARDVTMEVLRVTDLKKYYTIKDRSIGALISRRGAVEVKANEAISLVAQRGETLAIVGESGCGKSTFAKVLMGLETASDGEIVLNGKAIGETPVRKRSKAQLASLQMIFQDPNETLNPSHTVGKQIARVVDRLSSRHGTREEVARRVQRLLALVKLPGEFADRKPRQLSGGQKQRVGIARAFAGDPSLVVADEPVSALDVSVQAAVTELLMDIQREHGTTLLFISHDLGVVRYLADRVVVMYLGRIMEMGLTADVFAPPYHPYTEALLSAVPIADTRYEKKRIVLEGSPPSALKPPSGCPFHTRCHRKVGAICETHLPPVIETDSGHRIACHIPVDELARVDPVIQTVP; encoded by the coding sequence ATGACTGAACGAGCGCTAGTGGACGCCCCGGACCCGTCCGCCGCGCCGCTTCTCGATATTCGGAATCTATCGATTTCCTATTTCGGACGGGCGGGCGAGATCCCAGCGGTCATCGACTTTTCGCTGCGCCTGGAAACCGGCGAAGCTATTGCGCTCGTGGGCGAATCGGGTTGCGGCAAATCGACGGTCGCCCTGGCAATCATGCGGTATCTCGGACGAAGCGGCGCCATCGTTGGCGGCCAAATTCTGTTCAAGGGCCGCGACATCACGACACTACCGCCGCACGAATTGCGCGCGCTACGTGGCGGCGAAATAGCGATGGTGTACCAAGAACCCATGTCGGCGCTGAACCCGAGTATGACCGTCGGCGACCAACTGCTGGAAGTCCCGATCTACCATGGTGGAGCGTCGCGCTCAGACGCCTACGACCAGAGCATGGCGGCCTTGGAAGATGTTGGGCTCCCCGACCCGGCGCGGGTTGCTGCGTCCTACCCTCATCAAATCTCGGGCGGCCAACAGCAACGGGTGGTGATTGCGATGGCGCTTCTGGCGCGACCGTCGTTGCTGCTCTTGGACGAGCCTACCACGGCCCTCGACGTGACGGTTGAGGCCGGCATCGTCGATCTGATCGGCTCGCTCGCAGCGAAACACCGGACCGGGATGCTGTACATCTCACACAACCTCGGCCTCGTGCTGGAAACGTGCTCGCGCGTGAACGTGATGTATTCCGGCGAGGTCGTCGAGGAAGCGAGCGTCGGGACATTATTCGACGCACCCCGCCATCCCTACACCAAGGGATTGTTCGACTGTATCCCGCTACCCGACACCGACAAGGCGTCAAAACCGCTGGCGCCGATTCGCGGCCAGTTGCCGTTGCCGAACGAACGTCCGGTGGGCTGCAACTTCGCGCCGCGCTGCGACTATTTTGCACCCGGCCGGTGCGATACCGGGCCGGTGACCTTAACCGACGACGGCGGCGGGCACCGCGTGCGCTGCACGCAATGGTCAGAGATAGACTTCGACGCAGACGACGGCACCCGGCAAGGTCCCGCAGCATCGGCCCGTGACGTCACGATGGAAGTGCTGCGGGTTACCGACCTGAAAAAGTACTACACGATCAAAGACCGCAGCATCGGGGCGTTGATTTCTCGCCGGGGTGCCGTCGAGGTCAAGGCGAACGAAGCGATTTCCCTGGTGGCGCAACGGGGCGAGACTCTGGCCATCGTGGGCGAGTCGGGTTGCGGCAAGTCGACCTTTGCCAAGGTCCTAATGGGATTGGAAACGGCAAGCGACGGCGAAATCGTGCTCAACGGCAAGGCGATCGGGGAGACGCCGGTACGCAAACGCAGCAAAGCGCAACTCGCCTCGTTACAAATGATCTTCCAGGACCCCAACGAGACGCTCAACCCGAGCCATACCGTGGGCAAGCAGATTGCTCGAGTTGTCGACCGCCTCTCCTCTCGGCATGGCACTCGCGAAGAGGTTGCCCGCCGGGTTCAACGGCTCCTCGCCCTTGTGAAGCTGCCCGGCGAATTTGCCGACCGCAAACCGCGGCAACTCTCTGGCGGGCAGAAACAACGCGTCGGGATCGCCCGCGCCTTTGCCGGCGACCCGTCGCTTGTGGTCGCCGACGAACCCGTGTCGGCGCTCGACGTGTCGGTTCAGGCGGCGGTTACCGAACTGCTGATGGACATTCAACGCGAACACGGCACGACGTTACTGTTCATTAGCCACGATCTCGGGGTGGTACGCTACCTCGCCGACCGCGTCGTCGTCATGTATCTAGGGCGTATCATGGAGATGGGCCTGACCGCGGACGTTTTCGCGCCGCCCTATCATCCCTACACCGAGGCACTGCTGTCGGCGGTGCCGATTGCCGACACCCGTTACGAAAAGAAGCGGATCGTTCTGGAGGGCAGCCCACCGAGCGCACTCAAGCCGCCCTCGGGGTGCCCCTTTCACACCCGCTGCCACCGCAAGGTCGGCGCAATCTGCGAAACCCACCTGCCGCCGGTGATCGAGACCGACAGCGGACACCGGATTGCTTGCCATATTCCGGTCGACGAACTGGCGCGCGTCGACCCCGTGATCCAAACGGTTCCCTAA
- a CDS encoding ABC transporter permease codes for MSAHDTPSAFDSSAAGRAFIKGLRSLALLRESKIAIAGCGLVGFWIVVALLAPLIAPFPPNAQIQPFAVPFTAAPNGGIFLLGTDQLGRDILSRIMWGARTVLFFAPLATASAYVVGIAMGLAAGYFGGWIDDVLSRISDIILSFPVLVLYILIIATIGASGINIVIAVTFASAPGVMRIVRGLVLDLRTRNYVAAAQTRGESPWYIMLIEILPNARGPLIVDGCLRIGYVIITIGVLGFLGLGLPPPDPDWGGMINEARALALAFPHMTIIPCIAISSLVLGFNLLADGIREVSLHD; via the coding sequence ATGAGCGCGCACGACACACCTTCGGCGTTCGATTCGAGCGCGGCCGGCCGCGCCTTCATCAAAGGGCTTCGCTCGCTCGCCCTATTGCGTGAAAGCAAGATCGCGATCGCCGGATGCGGCCTGGTCGGATTTTGGATCGTCGTCGCCCTGTTGGCGCCGCTGATCGCGCCCTTTCCACCCAACGCACAGATCCAGCCCTTTGCCGTCCCCTTCACGGCGGCGCCCAACGGCGGCATTTTCCTGTTGGGGACCGATCAGCTCGGCCGCGACATCCTCAGCCGCATCATGTGGGGTGCCCGAACCGTTCTATTCTTTGCACCCTTGGCAACCGCGAGCGCGTATGTCGTCGGCATCGCGATGGGCCTAGCAGCTGGCTATTTCGGCGGATGGATCGACGATGTTCTGTCGCGCATCAGCGATATCATTCTGTCCTTCCCGGTGCTGGTTCTTTACATCCTCATCATCGCGACCATCGGCGCATCCGGGATCAACATTGTCATTGCCGTGACCTTTGCCAGCGCGCCGGGCGTCATGCGCATCGTCCGCGGTTTAGTTCTCGATCTACGTACCCGGAACTACGTCGCCGCCGCCCAGACGCGCGGCGAGAGTCCCTGGTACATCATGCTGATCGAAATTCTGCCTAACGCCCGCGGGCCGCTGATCGTCGACGGTTGTTTGCGTATCGGCTACGTGATCATCACCATTGGCGTACTCGGGTTCCTCGGCCTCGGTCTGCCGCCGCCCGACCCGGACTGGGGCGGCATGATCAACGAGGCGCGCGCCCTCGCCCTCGCTTTTCCACATATGACCATTATTCCGTGCATCGCTATTTCATCGCTGGTCCTCGGCTTCAACCTCTTGGCGGACGGGATCAGGGAGGTTTCTCTCCATGACTGA